The Bacillus sp. Y1 genome has a window encoding:
- a CDS encoding glycosyltransferase family 2 protein: protein MVNKVENKVPLVSIITVTYNSEKTIGKTIDSVFDQTYKNIEYIIIDGESSDRTIDIVKRYKKKFGDRLIFVSEKDNGIYDAMNKGIEKSSGEIIGIINSDDWYESDAVEKVLESLTMKGIDGVYHGYQRFVSIKGEEILISRSSKNNLRNKMLEHPSCFVSRNIYIKQGMFNLDYKFCADYDFLLRLLENNVPFIEVDSIISNFTVGGVSSTPKAALESLKMKRDRGLVTYRKYLIKKLQMQFTDTLKRIFSYS from the coding sequence ATGGTAAATAAAGTTGAAAATAAAGTACCTTTGGTAAGTATAATAACTGTCACATACAATAGTGAAAAAACTATTGGGAAAACTATTGACTCGGTATTCGACCAAACATATAAGAATATTGAGTATATAATTATTGACGGGGAATCTAGTGATAGAACGATAGATATTGTAAAAAGATACAAGAAAAAGTTTGGAGATAGATTGATTTTTGTGTCTGAAAAAGACAATGGGATTTATGATGCAATGAATAAGGGTATAGAAAAATCCAGTGGAGAGATCATTGGTATAATAAATAGTGATGATTGGTATGAAAGTGATGCAGTTGAAAAGGTTCTAGAATCATTAACTATGAAGGGTATTGATGGAGTATATCATGGTTATCAAAGATTTGTTTCTATAAAAGGCGAAGAAATTTTAATTTCAAGATCTAGCAAAAATAATTTACGTAATAAGATGTTGGAACATCCTTCTTGTTTTGTTTCGAGAAATATATATATAAAACAAGGTATGTTTAATTTAGACTATAAGTTTTGTGCTGACTATGACTTTTTATTAAGATTATTGGAAAATAATGTACCATTTATAGAAGTGGATTCCATAATTTCTAATTTTACTGTAGGTGGAGTATCCTCTACACCAAAAGCTGCATTGGAATCATTAAAAATGAAGCGGGATAGAGGTTTAGTAACTTATCGGAAGTATCTAATAAAAAAACTACAGATGCAATTTACAGACACATTAAAAAGAATATTTTCTTATTCATAA
- a CDS encoding lipopolysaccharide biosynthesis protein has translation MKDLIISKISSKKLNPLSLIVIKNSFFSLGLRIMSVFLSFWSIRVAYDFTGSQQIYGLWLTILSITSWLSLLNGGLGNGLRNKLSNAIATNNIKNGRILVSTSYVFIAVIAIVSCIIYIIVTFLIDWRIAFSASYLPKYEFTIFFSIIVFSFLFQLVLSTINALCFAHNHSTLPSLFTFLSSLLYVICLYILKIYDITGLFILGFVYCISTLVVLFVASIILFSGKYRLVRPSIKYFDKTYLNELMGNGIKFFFLEISAVIIFTTDSIIITHLEGSEEVAIYQLVMKLFNIFLIVSGSIMVPLWSAYTHAYSKGDIEWIIRTIKKLIVMMLLLVFGVLIFSLCVNPIIKIWIGKELSAPSILIFVIACYTIINIWSNVFASFLNGTNNITGQLITVGGGALINIPLSIILAKNFELGTVGVVLATILCLVPFSVLGPINSYIIIKRSKN, from the coding sequence ATGAAAGATTTAATAATCTCCAAGATTAGTTCTAAAAAGTTAAATCCATTGAGTTTAATAGTTATAAAGAATAGTTTTTTTTCACTCGGGTTAAGGATTATGTCTGTTTTTTTAAGTTTTTGGAGTATAAGAGTTGCATATGATTTTACAGGCTCACAACAAATATATGGGCTATGGCTGACAATACTATCAATTACAAGTTGGTTAAGTCTTCTAAATGGTGGTTTAGGGAATGGATTGAGAAATAAACTTTCAAATGCTATAGCAACAAACAATATAAAAAATGGAAGGATATTGGTATCAACTAGTTATGTATTTATTGCTGTGATTGCAATTGTAAGTTGTATTATTTATATTATAGTAACCTTTCTGATTGACTGGAGAATAGCTTTCAGCGCTAGTTACTTACCAAAGTATGAATTCACCATATTCTTTTCAATTATAGTATTTTCTTTCCTATTTCAGTTAGTTCTTTCAACAATAAATGCTTTATGCTTTGCTCACAATCATTCAACCTTACCCTCATTATTTACATTTCTATCAAGTCTATTGTATGTAATATGTTTATATATATTAAAAATATATGATATTACCGGATTGTTCATCTTAGGATTTGTCTATTGTATAAGTACGTTAGTTGTTCTTTTTGTAGCTAGCATAATATTATTTTCTGGTAAATATAGACTGGTTAGACCTTCAATTAAATATTTTGATAAAACATATTTAAATGAACTTATGGGAAATGGTATAAAATTCTTTTTTTTAGAAATATCAGCAGTAATTATTTTTACTACTGATAGTATTATTATCACCCACCTTGAAGGTAGCGAAGAAGTAGCAATATACCAATTAGTCATGAAATTGTTTAACATTTTCTTGATTGTTTCTGGCTCAATTATGGTTCCATTATGGTCTGCGTATACACACGCATATAGTAAGGGCGATATAGAATGGATAATCCGGACAATAAAAAAGTTGATAGTTATGATGCTGTTACTTGTTTTTGGAGTGCTGATTTTTTCTCTGTGTGTAAATCCAATAATAAAGATATGGATTGGTAAAGAGTTATCTGCGCCTAGTATATTAATCTTTGTAATAGCGTGTTACACCATTATAAATATATGGAGTAACGTATTTGCTTCTTTTTTAAATGGAACAAACAATATAACTGGTCAATTAATTACTGTAGGTGGGGGAGCCCTCATAAATATTCCATTATCAATTATTTTGGCGAAGAATTTTGAATTAGGAACTGTAGGGGTAGTTCTAGCAACTATTTTATGTTTAGTTCCTTTCTCTGTTTTAGGACCAATTAATAGTTATATAATTATTAAAAGATCAAAGAATTAA
- a CDS encoding CatB-related O-acetyltransferase → MKMVKRTILNIINLIYKRRLRKKKVFLLSKVKINTKTLLEGNNKIYQNSTIINASVGIGTYIGWNSKLNNCKIGRFCSIAPYVEVIYGRHPVKKFISTHPAFFSLQKQAGFTFTNEQLYLENKLVDNKYSAVIGNDVWIGYGATIVEGIKIGDGAIIGAKSVVTKDVEPYSINVGIPAKKIGYRFEEHQRQLLASLEWWNKDFEWIKENKKYFEDVEAFYERFNNLQD, encoded by the coding sequence ATGAAGATGGTTAAGAGGACTATTCTTAATATAATAAATTTAATTTACAAACGTCGTTTAAGAAAGAAAAAGGTTTTTCTTCTAAGTAAAGTTAAAATTAATACAAAGACTCTTTTAGAAGGAAATAATAAAATATATCAAAATTCTACAATAATTAATGCTAGTGTTGGAATAGGTACCTATATTGGGTGGAACTCAAAACTTAATAATTGTAAAATTGGTAGATTTTGTTCTATTGCACCGTATGTAGAAGTAATTTATGGTAGACATCCTGTGAAAAAATTTATTTCTACTCATCCAGCTTTTTTCTCTTTACAAAAGCAGGCTGGGTTTACATTTACTAATGAACAGCTATACCTGGAAAACAAATTGGTTGATAATAAGTACAGTGCTGTAATTGGAAATGATGTTTGGATTGGATATGGTGCCACGATAGTAGAGGGTATTAAAATAGGTGATGGAGCAATTATTGGTGCGAAATCTGTTGTTACTAAGGATGTAGAGCCTTATTCAATAAATGTGGGTATTCCTGCGAAAAAGATTGGTTATCGTTTTGAGGAACATCAACGTCAATTGTTAGCTTCATTAGAATGGTGGAATAAGGACTTTGAATGGATAAAGGAAAATAAAAAGTATTTTGAGGATGTCGAAGCATTTTATGAAAGATTTAATAATCTCCAAGATTAG
- a CDS encoding acyltransferase codes for MLLLKAMTQWYRLIKDYYIFIYNKLLMKKNRVEINDKTISSINGIIFIQNNGIIQIASDVKINSRYRNNPIGGQQFTSLVVGNNAELVIKERVGISNSAIVANKKIIIEEDVFIGGDCKIYDTDFHSIDFKERISKKDRDIKMSDVTIKKGAFIGTGTIILKGVTIGEYSVVGAGSVVTKDIPPKEVWAGNPAKLVKKL; via the coding sequence ATGCTCTTACTTAAAGCAATGACACAATGGTATAGATTAATAAAAGACTATTATATATTTATATATAATAAATTATTAATGAAAAAAAATAGAGTTGAAATCAACGATAAAACAATATCGAGTATTAATGGGATTATCTTTATTCAAAATAATGGGATTATACAAATAGCTAGTGATGTTAAAATTAATTCAAGGTACCGAAATAATCCAATAGGTGGACAACAATTTACTAGCTTAGTAGTGGGTAATAATGCTGAATTAGTAATTAAAGAACGTGTGGGGATTTCAAATTCAGCAATAGTGGCTAATAAGAAAATAATAATCGAGGAAGATGTCTTTATAGGTGGAGATTGTAAAATTTACGATACTGATTTTCACTCAATTGATTTTAAGGAACGTATAAGTAAGAAGGATAGGGACATAAAAATGTCAGATGTTACTATAAAAAAAGGAGCTTTTATAGGAACAGGTACGATAATTTTAAAGGGTGTTACAATAGGGGAATACAGCGTGGTTGGGGCTGGTTCAGTCGTAACAAAAGATATCCCACCTAAGGAAGTTTGGGCAGGTAACCCGGCTAAATTAGTAAAGAAATTATAA
- a CDS encoding GDP-mannose 4,6-dehydratase, protein MHFVREFAELAFKYVGIEVKMTGQGIEEKGVNKAIGEHIVEVDPKYFRPERLDNYWGILLIKKC, encoded by the coding sequence ATGCACTTTGTACGTGAATTTGCAGAACTCGCATTTAAGTATGTTGGGATTGAAGTTAAAATGACTGGACAAGGCATTGAAGAAAAGGGAGTTAACAAAGCGATAGGTGAACACATTGTAGAAGTGGATCCTAAATACTTCCGGCCTGAGAGGTTGGACAATTACTGGGGGATTTTACTAATTAAAAAATGTTAG
- a CDS encoding sugar transferase, which yields MEVPEIAKKNINSVHQLPVTKQNEKHLYNLSKRVIDIIGSLLGIIILGFVLIIVAILIKLEDPKGNIIFSQERVGKNGRIFRMYKFRSMIVNAEEKLQELLQYNEVDGAMFKMKEDPRVTKIGSFIRKTSIDELPQLFNVLKGDMSLVGPRPPLIREVEEYTMYDKQRLLVTPGCTGLWQISGRSNLDFAQMVELDLTYIEKRSLFFDVKIILKTVLVLFGSKDAY from the coding sequence TTGGAAGTGCCAGAAATAGCTAAGAAAAATATAAACTCTGTTCATCAGTTACCAGTGACAAAGCAAAATGAAAAGCATTTATACAATCTTTCCAAAAGAGTAATAGATATTATCGGTTCACTTCTAGGGATTATCATTCTAGGTTTTGTATTAATTATTGTTGCTATTCTTATAAAGCTTGAGGATCCAAAAGGAAATATCATTTTCTCGCAAGAACGGGTAGGTAAGAACGGAAGAATCTTCCGTATGTATAAATTTCGCTCGATGATTGTGAATGCAGAGGAGAAGCTTCAAGAGTTACTTCAATACAACGAAGTTGATGGTGCGATGTTTAAAATGAAGGAAGATCCTAGAGTGACGAAAATAGGTAGCTTCATCCGAAAGACAAGTATCGATGAATTACCACAGCTTTTTAATGTTTTGAAGGGGGACATGAGCCTAGTTGGACCAAGACCACCTTTAATTCGAGAGGTTGAAGAATATACTATGTATGATAAACAACGTCTCCTGGTAACGCCTGGTTGCACAGGGCTTTGGCAGATAAGTGGAAGAAGTAACCTAGATTTTGCTCAAATGGTGGAGTTAGATTTAACTTATATCGAAAAGCGATCGCTGTTTTTTGATGTAAAAATCATTCTGAAGACGGTTTTGGTTTTATTTGGGTCAAAGGATGCCTACTAG
- the galU gene encoding UTP--glucose-1-phosphate uridylyltransferase GalU encodes MKKVRKAIIPAAGLGTRFLPATKAMPKEMLPIVDKPTIQYIVEEAIASGIEDIIIVTGKGKRAIEDHFDYAHELEANLIEKGKLDILDKVQYATKLADIHYIRQKEPRGLGHAVWCARNFIGDEPFAVLLGDDIVQGATPCLKQLINQYEETLSSVIGVQPVPDKETNRYGIIDPSFNKDRLYQVNNFVEKPAPGTAPSNLAIMGRYILTPEIFRFLDRQETGAGGEIQLTDAIQKLNEIQRVFAYDFEGKRYDVGEKFGFVKTTIEFALQHEDIKKDMMNYLKELVQNFEHTKVDM; translated from the coding sequence TTGAAAAAGGTGAGAAAGGCTATCATACCAGCTGCAGGATTAGGAACAAGATTTCTGCCGGCAACTAAGGCCATGCCAAAGGAAATGCTACCGATCGTTGATAAGCCAACGATTCAGTACATAGTAGAAGAGGCAATAGCATCAGGAATCGAAGATATTATTATCGTAACAGGTAAAGGAAAGCGTGCCATTGAGGATCATTTCGATTATGCTCATGAACTAGAGGCAAACCTAATAGAAAAAGGAAAGTTGGATATTCTTGATAAGGTTCAATATGCAACCAAGCTTGCGGATATCCATTATATTAGACAGAAGGAACCGAGAGGACTTGGACACGCGGTGTGGTGTGCACGTAATTTTATTGGCGATGAGCCATTTGCTGTATTACTAGGTGACGATATTGTGCAAGGAGCTACGCCTTGCCTTAAGCAATTGATTAATCAATATGAAGAGACGCTATCATCTGTCATCGGCGTTCAACCCGTTCCTGATAAGGAAACGAATCGTTATGGAATCATCGATCCTTCCTTTAATAAAGACCGACTGTATCAAGTAAATAATTTTGTTGAAAAACCAGCACCTGGGACAGCACCTTCTAATTTGGCAATTATGGGCCGTTATATTTTAACACCAGAAATCTTTAGGTTTTTAGACAGACAAGAAACAGGTGCAGGTGGAGAGATCCAGCTAACAGATGCGATTCAAAAGCTGAATGAAATCCAACGAGTTTTTGCGTATGACTTTGAAGGTAAACGTTACGATGTAGGAGAAAAATTTGGTTTTGTGAAAACAACAATCGAATTTGCCTTACAACATGAAGACATAAAAAAAGACATGATGAATTACCTAAAAGAGCTGGTTCAAAACTTTGAACATACTAAAGTAGATATGTAA